From a single Lates calcarifer isolate ASB-BC8 unplaced genomic scaffold, TLL_Latcal_v3 _unitig_4454_quiver_2756, whole genome shotgun sequence genomic region:
- the LOC108899715 gene encoding uncharacterized protein LOC108899715 — MAEARQPVSELYHQGGTVSLGSTLSGQSVFDASTLAIKPSRLAEGPGYTCPEEVREVVSEICTAAPSTRETNCSSLRVSGEPGEHGQSASKHCVPPRVSSRPHSLAETYTVSHHHTTVMNATDDAPQAGRTLQSIKPASLPVHRSHSDTLPLLKQAGPPQAPDSETGGLDYHGRDKSIQEAENHSMLACKQPMQLQQCNIVTTVCRGVSGGESGVQPPQSRCVCMSSPKAAVRVEGVEEKDRLLPKCDKALCYGSYIHHANVEDTFAAYCHPQPIPAPSQLLPRLAGIEPSDMQRAMVPPSVTDHLTLPRLISSVSETGLDAKHLLRCCNLNYSWISSLPPGAGPQTQKHFSGEECCSSPIGHVRTMTRDIGTMTAHSELRDVGVQTGQTATPHVFPQICVAEENRGEASCSQTPSLTNTDSDGGKKSGGALKSPVKEVKWDAEGMTWEVYGASVDPEELGLAIQRHLELQIKETASRAAKLSRQNTNTSRQSGNTSCQRKRSRMIGSIRTCCTRTTTAVD; from the coding sequence ATGGCAGAGGCCAGGCAACCTGTGTCGGAGCTGTACCATCAAGGGGGAACTGTTTCCTTGGGATCAACCCTCTCTGGTCAGTCTGTCTTTGATGCCTCCACACTGGCAATAAAACCCTCCAGACTGGCTGAAGGACCAGGTTACACCTGTCCGGAGGAGGTCAGGGAGGTTGTCAGTGAGATCTGTACAGCAGCTCCTTCTACCAGAGAAACTAATTGCAGCAGTCTGAGAGTCAGTGGAGAGCCTGGCGAACACGGACAAAGTGCATCTAAACACTGTGTGCCCCCCAGGGTTTCAAGCCGCCCCCATAGTCTAGCTGAGACATATACAGTCTCACATCATCACACGACAGTTATGAATGCAACCGATGACGCCCCTCAGGCTGGCAGGACACTACAGAGTATAAAGCCAGCCTCTCTGCCTGTTCACAGGAGTCACTCAGACACTTTACCTCTGCTTAAACAAGCAGGCCCCCCCCAGGCTCCAGACAGTGAGACCGGTGGACTTGATTACCATGGAAGAGATAAGAGTATCCAAGAGGCTGAGAATCACTCCATGTTAGCCTGCAAGCAACccatgcagctgcagcagtgtaaCATTGTCACCACTGTTTGCCGAGGGGTCAGCGGTGGAGAGAGTGGTGTGCAGCCGCCTCAAAGCAGGTGTGTCTGTATGTCGTCCCCCAAGGCGGCAGTCAGAGTGGAGGGTGTTGAAGAAAAAGACCGTCTTCTTCCTAAATGTGACAAGGCACTCTGTTATGGCTCTTACATTCATCATGCCAATGTTGAAGACACATTTGCTGCCTACTGCCATCCCCAGCCCATCCCAGCCCCCTCCCAGCTGCTGCCACGCCTGGCAGGCATAGAGCCAAGCGACATGCAGCGTGCGATGGTGCCTCCTTCAGTAACGGACCACCTGACCCTGCCTCGCCTCATCTCTTCTGTTAGTGAGACTGGCCTGGATGCCAAACATCTGCTGCGGTGCTGCAACCTCAACTACTCTTGGATCAGCTCTCTGCCTCCTGGTGCTGGGCCACAAACTCAAAAACACTTCAGTGGAGAGGAGTGCTGCAGCAGTCCCATTGGCCATGTTAGAACCATGACCCGGGACATTGGGACTATGACAGCCCACAGTGAGCTGAGGGATGTTGGGGTACAGACAGGACAGACTGCCACACCTCATGTGTTCCCCCAGATCTGTGTggcagaggagaacagaggtgAGGCCTCCTGCAGCCAGACTCCATCACTGACGAACACTGACAGTGATGGAGGCAAGAAATCAGGTGGTGCTCTTAAGTCCCCAGTGAAGGAGGTGAAGTGGGATGCGGAAGGAATGACATGGGAGGTGTATGGGGCGTCTGTGGATCCTGAGGAGCTGGGTCTGGCCATCCAGAGACACCTGGAGCTGCAGATCAAGGAGACAGCGAGCCGTGCAGCCAAGCTGTCACGCCAGAATACCAACACCTCCCGGCAGAGCGGGAACACCTCCTGTCAGAGAAAAAGGAGCAGAATGATAGGCTCCATCCGAACCTGCTGCACTCGCACCACTACAGCTGTGGACTGA